The DNA sequence TAGCTCTGTTTGCAGGAGTGTAAATGTTGAGGTAAAGACAGTCTTCTGAAATGTCTGGGATATCTGCAAGTGCCACACCGAAGACCTCAAGCATATCCACAAACATCTTTGCATTTTGAATACAcctgaaaaacagacattttcatCAATAAATACTGTGCATAATTCCTCCAAGTGTGGCATTCAAACACTGCAGCACATGTGTCTTACATGGGTGGCTGCTTGGTGGCGTCTCTCACTCCTTTCCATCCCTCTACAGGCTGAGGTGGAGCCAGTCTCAGGGAAGGACCTATGGGTGGCTTGGCAAATGGGACACCCAGGTAGGCATGGACTCCGGTCTCTTTGCCCTTTACACTCACATACTCACCTCTCAGGCTCCCGAGCTTTGTGTGGACTTCAGGTGCTGTCAGGATATTACAACTCAGTCAGGATCACAAATGAACACATCAcaattcagtaatttaatgtCGGAGTGAAAGATACACGTAGCTCCTAAGTGACAAACGTAATTCTTTCGAATATCCAGTCTTTGGTTTAAATTTGTACCGTGTGTTTATGCGAAAGTTTACAATTGACTGCAGATATTTAAAAGATATCAAAAGCCCACGAAGGTTGGAACCCACTGGTTTAACCTTTAACAATgtgtagtttttaaaatgttagttCTTCTGTCTATTGTGTGAAATCTTATTCTTAAAAGTATGCTAActaaatgtctcaaataaaaGTCATGGAATAGAAAGTACAAAACATCCCTCTAAAAATGTAATGCAGTAAAAGtataaaagcagaataaaacagaaatactcaAAGTGCTTTTTTGATTACATACTGTACATTAGTAAATTGTTGTGGTTGTTGATCACATGATTCAGAGGTCACACGGTGCATCATAGTGTCACCAAAATATCAGCACTGTATGaggaaaagcaacatttcaacTGGCCTATTATCTCTCTGTTCACAGGTGGATTTCTAGCTTCACGCAAAAGTCCACTAGAAGAAACAGTTTCCATGCTAAAGgatttgtacgtggactaataATTTTCTATACATGTGTCTATGAGAGGTACAAGAGGTTCAGAATAGGACGGGATGAAGTGGAAGATGAACCAAAACTCAACAGGAACAGACTGAAGATCTGAATGAACACTGAGCAACCAGGACTGAATAGGAAGTTGGTCAGGACcatatttttggaagatttggGCAAAGTTGGTGCCCAAACTGCTCTCCAAAGACCAAAAGACTTGCCGTGTGGAGATGTGACAGGACGTTTTGGAGCTGCTAGAAGGCAACCCAGTGTTTCAGGACATCATTTCAGATGAGACGTGGGTCTTCCAGTACGACCCTGAGATCAAATGGCAGAGGATCCAGTGTTCCCCCGACCAAATAAATCCAGCATGTCCAAATCCAGGATCAAGGTCACACTCACTGGCTTCTTTAACCACCATGGCATGATTTTGTGCCAGAAGGGCAAACTTTGACCTAAAACTGTGAACCTGTTTTCATcgctgtaatattttattattctgaacatttaattgtattGCATGATAGACttgaaattgtagagcaaagtgCGTAAAAAAGGGtgttgtaattttgcacatGAACTGAGTATCAAgtgtttctctgatgttttcGGATGAAtattgatgctgaaatgtggaaaaattctTCACACAACTctactgctgtttgtgtgtgtctatctGTTAATGTGAAGCTTCAATTCACacttgtgctgtgttgaaaCTTATACAGAAACTTTACTACTTCCTACCTAGGATTCATTAACAGTGCAGTCATATCTACATCTAATGTTGAATGTGAGAGTGTAAAGAAACAAGTAGATCATTACTTaccctgcagctctgcagcaacacaggaaaataaaatgaggaTCAGAAAGCAGAAAGTTTGCTTTGCACACAGCATTATGGATGTCTAGGTGTGGACTTCACAGATGAAGTGCACAGTATAAAAAACATTGCCTCTTATAAAGCCTCGCCTTCTTGTAACTTTGACCGAGATAAAGCTGCAGGTAAGAGGTGAAACATACAGAGGTGACTGTGCAGCTTTTACTCCACAGCAACAGCTGAGCAAAAAAGGCAATTTCCTGCCCCCTATCTACCATATTGTTCACTTGTTTCTCAGATCAGGAGCAAACAGTATGTCATTGGTCAACTCTTAAAATCATGTGACAACACCTCTGTGTCTGATAGGCTTGAAAAAGATTCTATTAAAATAGTTTAAGCACCTCAACAAACCTGAAACCACTACTCCTAACTCTACACTGCATAGTCTGTCATTCTGAGGGACAACCAGGAGGTTATAAATCCCTCCCTTTTGTCCTGCAAAGCCCATTTATCTGTAAACCACTGCAATGGGAACAAAGAGAGAACCACTGAGTTAAAGAATGCACTTTCCAACTTGATTCTGTTATTTGTATTACATTACACTCCTGATAAATAcctcaaagaaaatgaaaattccAACATAGTAGAAGTGTAACTATGCTCAGTCACACACTGTCACTGGCTGGTTCAAAACCCCTCGACTctgtaatgtgtttatttatttatttatttttttttttttaagaaagtgaaagtctgaaatgttttatCAGTTCTTTTTATTGTATCATCTggtaaatctaaaaaaaaaacactctggtCAGCAGGCTCAGGTGTCTCCTGCACAGCACACTATAAAAAGAGCAGTCCATTCATTTAATCCAACTCTTGCTAGACAGCTATCCTACGGACTGTCTCAAGCTCTCcataaacatatttaaacaaataacaCCATATGTCATCACACTCCAGTGAACATCCGAGTAGATCGTAGTGTACCTGTactcataaaataaacagaggaaTATTAAAAAGGTAACCATTTATGAGCCTCTGCTGTGCTCCACAACTCGTGTACGCCTCTCAAGAACTGACAGTGTGACACCAATGTCAGTTACACACTGTAGCTCCAGACAGGGTGCTATTGAGCCAACAACAATGAATTTCATGAAAACCGCAGCAAGTGGAATCATTTTCCATATAGATACAGTGTTACAAAATCGCCAGTGAAGTAACTACAAGTACTGTCAGTCTACTTTACTTGGACCTGTAACTGTATTTATACTTTCTTTatgatttccttttttaaaagaaaaaaaatcatcatcttTTGGTCTACCTTATGATCATTGACCAATGGTCATTGATCAGACTATTTTCAGCTTAAGTGCTCTTCtcaataactttttttaaaactgtaaagaaCCTGTTTGTCAAATCTGTAATTCATGACAGATGTTTATAATTATCTTTTTCTCTGCTATTGTAGTACAcaatatagaaaaacaaatttactTCTTCAGTctgaatttttcatttaaaattggaATCCAGCTCATTCAGCAGATactaaacatacaaacaaaacaacaggctGGTACATTTTCTCTAAAACTATCTGCATTCAAAATGATTTTCCTGGAAAATGTATTCACCCCTTCCATGTTTTAATTCTCCATGACTACCACCACACacctttttatttcattgtgattttttattttttttaatgaattttatacGATGCATAGTAGTTTGCATTCGCtacaaaaagtttttaaaaattcagtgcTTCAATTTGTTAAAATCACAGGTTTAACATGGTATGTTTAAGGCAATTTTAGCTGACTCAACAATggtcaaaaataataaataattgaaaaaaaaccttGGGATAGAGAAAAGTGATGTGACTGCTTTAAAGCTCGCTGTGCTCTGTATTCTCAGTATGTTGTTGGATCTTCTCTGGGAGGGTCTGAGTCATAAAAACAAACCGATCCTTCTTCAGAGCTCGACCAACTACCTGCTCCTTCAAACCAATTGCCAGATACTCCTCTTCTGCTCCATACTTTGGCCAGTGGACAAGACCATCCCCATTAGGAGacctgcacacatacacacagtttaAAACAACTTTGCATTATCTCCATGTATACTACAACTTATAATCAGCACTAATTCCTACCCTGTGCGAGCGAAGTTGCCCCAGTAGCTCATCATGGTTCTGCTcaactcttcctcctcttcagtgCATGATTCTAAAGTGATGACAATCTGGTAAAACATTTTGCACtccagaaaacacagacagccGAGGTATCTGGTGGTCTGTTGCACTTACCAATTAATTTGACGTGGGTAGTTGTGAAGCAGAACCCTAACACTATAAACATTTCATCTGCATGGTCACTTCCAACAAAGCTAGGCCTTTTCTTCTGCAGGAATAAGGGAGGATGCTGGTACTCATACAGGTATACAGCAGCACCTGCATCTATTAGTAGAAAAATAGGTGTAATATTTATTATGTGTGGCAGTTAATGTTAAATACTGTTTCCAAAACAGATTTGCATCACTTTGCATAAAAATTACCTCTGTGACCATTAGCAACTTTAATGACTGGAATGTTGAACAAAATGTCTCCAATCAACTCAGTCAATCCGTCTCTGTTTTTCACACGGTCTTCACCAGTTCCAATGTATTCATCTACCATCAGATCTCTCTTGATTGCATCTCTGGGCTTGAAAAAAAGAGTGACACATCTGTCAAAGAAGCTTGAGGCATGTTAAGGAACAATCATATTATAACATCAGGCTGTCTGTCTTACATCAGGACAGAAGATGGACATCACATTCAAAACCTGCTCCCGATCTATTCCTTCTGTCCAGTTTGGTGGAGCAAAGAACTAAAGGAAGACAGCAATAAAGATTTAACGTATACACACAAGCAAAATGATGCTAAATTttaaacatctgaaaatcaccGAGTCCTTGATTTATACAAATTTCTGTAAAGATATAACACTTACATTAGCAAGAATAAATCCTCCTTCATCATCATTAACACCAGTAATGAATGGTACAGTGAGGAGTTCATGTTTACGGAGCAGCTCATCCACAGGTTTCGTCAGGAAGTGTCCGTCAACATTCGCATGAAACGTAAATATTTTATTCTTGAGAGAATAAAATGTGTATAAGGTGAGACGGTAAAGACAGTTACATAAAACAAGAAGCATTATTGCAGAAGACTTCAGGCTCACATCCAATTAATCTGTTCTCATGAGTCTATATCAGTTCTGCACACAGTGTCTCACCTCCCCAATAGCCACTATAGCATTAATATCAAGGTTTCTCATGCAATCTGCAAACTTCTCTGTACTTTCGATGCTACAGCCAGATGCGTTTGCAGCCATCTGAGGAAAGATGTGAGGGATTAATGTCCACAATTCAGGAAAACAAATATGTTGTGAAATTCTTAATactgtacaaataaaaaatagtcTAATTTCTTATTAACCTGCATCGCTGCCAGAGGATTACTTGACACAAGAAAGTCCATTGCAGCTGTACCACTCTCAGCAATGGCACGGTGGAACAGGTCATCAGACAATGGTGAGAGGAGCTGTTAGATAGAATTAAGTTTGCAATGACATAACTGCACAATCTGCCAAGAAGAAAAGGTGTGTATTTAAAATACTTCAACTTGAAATTGATTCTTACCAGGAGAGATACACTCATTCCACCAGCAGATTCCCCAAATATTGTAACTGAATCTGGGTCTCCTCCAAAGTTGTGAATGTGCTGCTGGACCCACCTCAGAGCTTCTACCTGATCCAGCATCCCAAAGTTCCCTGATATATGTTCATCTCCAGTGCTGATTAGAATATACAGTTAAAGTCTACCAGATCATGTTTACACCAGCTGGTTGAAATAAGTCAGCTTTGAATTTGTGTTCCCATGTGGCACAAATCACATTCATGTATGTTCTTAGTTACCTGACACTGTTTACCTGAGAAAGCCCAGAAGTCCCAAACGATACTGGATCAGAACCACAACCACATCCTGGTAAGCAGCCAGAGCAGATCCATCATACATTGATGCTGACCCCGTACTGAGGCCCCCACCATGGATCCAGACCATGACCTGCCAATGTAATGAAAGAGGTTCATCTTTTCTTTAAAGCAAAAGGGACATGTTTACTTTATTCCCACTGATCTCATAAACAAAAGAGTTTCAATCAAGTGAGTTTAAACAAAGACCTGAATTCTAAAACTGTTGGTGACATAAACAGAGTATCAGTTTGAGTTTAGAGGTTAGTCCATGGCAATAtgcttaaaaataaaagcatcattaTTCCTATTGCCATTGTGAATtctttaaaagcattaaaaccAACTGCTCCAGAAATACTATCAAAATTTCCCAAAGCTGAATCTCAGTCACTGAACAGCATCACTTAAAATCTGCAGCAAAGAGTTCTTACTGGAAGTTTGGCATCTTTAGCTCTGTTTGCAGGAGTGTAAATGTTGAGGTAAAGACAGTCTTCTGAAATGTCTGGGATATATGGAAGTGCCACACCGAAGACCTCAAGCATATCCACAGTAATCTGATTAGATTGAATACAcctgaaaaagacattttcatcAATAAATATTGTGCATAATTCCTCCAAGTGTGGCATTCAAACACTGCAGCACATGTGTCTTACATGGGTGGCTGCTTGGTGGCGTCTCTCACTCCTTTCCATCCCTCTACAGGCTGAGGTGGAGCCAGTCTCAGGGAAGGACCTATGGGTGGCTTGGCAAATGGGACACCCAGGTAGGCATGGACTCCGGTCTCTTTGCCCTTTACACTCACATACTCACCTCTCAGGCTCCCGAGCTTTGTGTGGACTTCAGGTGCTGTCAGGATATTACAACTCAGTCAGAATCACAAGTGAACACATCACAATTCAGTACTTTAATGTTGTCGTGATTTGTGATTCTGACCGAGTTGTAATATCCTGacagatcctgtggacacgtaccatgAAGCTTAGTAATGCAATAACAGACTAAAGCTAAAATAATAGCAGCTGATTGAAATGCTCAAGTTACTAACAGCccagtttatttttgatttcttAAAATGTTCACAGCTGCGATATCCAATACACGA is a window from the Amphiprion ocellaris isolate individual 3 ecotype Okinawa chromosome 3, ASM2253959v1, whole genome shotgun sequence genome containing:
- the LOC111562997 gene encoding liver carboxylesterase 1-like; this translates as MNMKLHAKHTVCFLISVLFAGVAAELQAPEVHTKLGSLRGEYVSVKGKETGVHAYLGVPFAKPPIGPSLRLAPPQPVEGWKGVRDATKQPPMCIQSNQITVDMLEVFGVALPYIPDISEDCLYLNIYTPANRAKDAKLPVMVWIHGGGLSTGSASMYDGSALAAYQDVVVVLIQYRLGLLGFLSTGDEHISGNFGMLDQVEALRWVQQHIHNFGGDPDSVTIFGESAGGMSVSLLLLSPLSDDLFHRAIAESGTAAMDFLVSSNPLAAMQMAANASGCSIESTEKFADCMRNLDINAIVAIGENKIFTFHANVDGHFLTKPVDELLRKHELLTVPFITGVNDDEGGFILANFFAPPNWTEGIDREQVLNVMSIFCPDPRDAIKRDLMVDEYIGTGEDRVKNRDGLTELIGDILFNIPVIKVANGHRDAGAAVYLYEYQHPPLFLQKKRPSFVGSDHADEMFIVLGFCFTTTHVKLIESCTEEEEELSRTMMSYWGNFARTGSPNGDGLVHWPKYGAEEEYLAIGLKEQVVGRALKKDRFVFMTQTLPEKIQQHTENTEHSEQLQAPEVHTKLGSLRGEYVSVKGKETGVHAYLGVPFAKPPIGPSLRLAPPQPVEGWKGVRDATKQPPMCIQNAKMFVDMLEVFGVALADIPDISEDCLYLNIYTPANRAKDAKLPVMVWIHGGGFSAGSASAGDGSALAAYQDVVVVLIQYRLGLLGFLSTGDEHVSGNFGMLDQIEALRWVQQHIHNFGGDPDLVTIFGVSAGGVSVSLLLLSPLSDGLFHRAIAESGTAAMDLLVSNNPLPAMQMVANASGCSIESTEKIADCMRNLDIDTIVAAGENHIFTFHANIDGHFLMKPVDELLRKHELLTIPFITGFNDDEGGFILTNFFAPPNWTEGLDQEQVVNVMSGLYPDPKDAVKRDLMMKEYFGTGEDRVKNREGLTEMIGDVIFNIPAIKVANAHRDAGAAVYLYEFQHPTSFMQKHRPSFVGSDHGDEMFIVLGNCFTTTQVKLTEPCPKEEEELSRTIMSFWGNFARTGSPNEDGLTHWPKYGTEEEYLAIGLKEQVVGQGLKKDRFVFMTQTLPEKIQQHTEYTEHSEL